A section of the Deinococcus gobiensis I-0 genome encodes:
- a CDS encoding VWA domain-containing protein, translated as MITLPTLQPTLAWHQQLSWRRYVEQLFRLVSRRRDFRLELQRGRLIAGVIPEQRRVLLNPDLIPVPAMGVRFDPQTPHGQRTQLLRAIMAHEAGHVVFSASKPAGELGWLWNALEDERMERLVMRRFPELCSDFDFLGDAMLLKGEPEATDFMNACLRWRWGHDRPDIPFEVQAQDQEAWEQARPLVEEAWETTRDGVELLAARILALRPAPPAGEPPKSRPELNADGGGMSEAQPEEQKQAQGTGEPDVDEVTEAASTDGGEETPEQEEHQARDEAGAGTGKSPGVEKDTPEEPEDTSGPSGGTTPTSDGEEQGQPQQGRGEAPLPAPPPPAPGEDPSQGASDHAGPPRDLSRRESAQEMLDRIEVHARHLTRILAPPIRPAHATPHRSKGRFRYDRYTQGAEKYFGRKVGEDRPAPFLLRLVVDMSSSMAGGRLNAAQEAALMLARAANLAGSRLQVVSFDYNAYETVPLDMPWAESVDAIAGLEARGGTLLSSALRLVLAGERRPEEREVIAIICDGELTTYDRLVCGLLLGEQQREHRTIVPLLIGEGIQGQAIWEALFGTAVPVHDTENIARTLFQSLTRLRQKLEPRLGLAP; from the coding sequence ATGATCACCCTCCCCACACTGCAGCCTACCCTCGCCTGGCACCAGCAACTGTCCTGGCGGCGCTACGTCGAGCAGCTCTTCCGCCTCGTCAGTCGACGCCGCGACTTCCGCCTCGAACTCCAGCGCGGCCGCCTGATCGCCGGCGTTATCCCCGAGCAGCGCCGCGTCCTCCTGAACCCCGACCTGATCCCGGTTCCAGCGATGGGCGTGCGCTTCGACCCTCAGACGCCGCATGGCCAGCGTACGCAGCTGCTGAGGGCCATCATGGCCCACGAGGCCGGCCACGTCGTCTTCAGCGCGAGCAAGCCCGCCGGGGAGCTGGGCTGGCTCTGGAATGCCCTGGAGGACGAGCGCATGGAGCGCCTCGTCATGCGGCGCTTCCCGGAGCTCTGCAGCGACTTCGACTTCCTTGGGGACGCCATGCTCTTGAAGGGCGAGCCTGAGGCGACCGACTTCATGAACGCCTGCCTGCGTTGGCGTTGGGGTCATGACCGGCCGGATATCCCCTTCGAGGTTCAGGCACAGGATCAGGAAGCCTGGGAACAGGCGCGGCCGCTCGTCGAGGAAGCCTGGGAAACCACCCGCGATGGCGTTGAGCTTCTGGCAGCTCGGATCCTGGCCCTGCGCCCTGCACCGCCCGCGGGTGAACCCCCGAAGTCCCGACCAGAACTGAATGCAGATGGTGGGGGCATGAGCGAGGCACAGCCCGAGGAGCAGAAGCAGGCGCAAGGGACCGGAGAACCAGACGTGGACGAAGTAACGGAAGCAGCGAGTACCGATGGGGGAGAGGAGACCCCTGAGCAGGAGGAACACCAGGCCAGGGACGAGGCTGGTGCTGGGACAGGGAAGTCCCCTGGAGTGGAGAAGGATACTCCCGAGGAGCCTGAAGACACGTCGGGACCCTCGGGGGGGACGACCCCCACCTCAGATGGTGAAGAACAGGGGCAGCCTCAGCAGGGGAGGGGAGAGGCGCCGCTCCCAGCGCCGCCCCCACCAGCCCCCGGCGAAGATCCCAGCCAGGGAGCGTCGGATCACGCCGGTCCGCCCCGTGATCTGAGCCGGCGCGAAAGCGCTCAGGAGATGCTCGACCGCATCGAGGTCCATGCCCGGCACCTCACCCGTATCCTCGCGCCGCCCATCCGCCCGGCACATGCCACGCCTCACCGCAGTAAGGGCCGGTTTCGCTACGACCGCTACACGCAGGGCGCGGAGAAATACTTTGGTCGCAAGGTCGGCGAGGATCGACCTGCCCCCTTCCTGCTCCGCCTGGTCGTCGACATGAGTAGCAGCATGGCGGGCGGACGCCTGAACGCCGCACAGGAAGCGGCCCTGATGCTGGCCCGAGCCGCCAATCTTGCCGGCAGCCGCCTGCAGGTGGTCAGCTTCGACTACAACGCTTATGAGACGGTGCCCCTGGACATGCCCTGGGCCGAGAGCGTGGACGCCATCGCCGGCCTGGAGGCCAGGGGGGGGACGCTCCTCTCCAGTGCCCTCCGACTCGTCCTGGCAGGCGAGCGTCGGCCGGAAGAGCGGGAGGTCATCGCGATCATCTGCGACGGCGAACTCACCACCTATGACCGCCTCGTGTGTGGGCTGCTGCTCGGTGAGCAGCAGCGGGAGCACCGCACCATCGTTCCCCTCCTGATCGGGGAGGGCATTCAGGGACAGGCGATCTGGGAGGCACTGTTCGGAACCGCGGTGCCCGTCCATGACACGGAGAACATTGCTCGCACGCTGTTCCAGAGCCTCACCCGACTCCGGCAAAAGTTGGAACCTCGTTTAGGGCTCGCGCCATGA
- a CDS encoding AAA family ATPase: MNRIEEHLQLAARANSTPNSFAHFDANEEIPSQARATRRHGDISYYSHGLGEAVFLLLSGDTQLFASRQGNLRLHARTSDIQVAVRGPGPGCVITTYVMAVKVNFRATPLGALAEALLFPDRLPETARALKTFIQILKRQGLSYPMPAQTLRQSTGVKNIKLALMTLTDTLDAEMRERSASFSLDIQDCDPALETEFDTRTLPQINLATLIHPPLRARSQTTHRDRLTRLTRRGGVALLVGPPGTFKTETSKQVAVEQGLHLVIAKGSPGVEDRDFIGAVYPTAAGPAWVDGPISRAFLLAAKKPTLLLIDEVLRYLPETLNVLIGALDAISTAEALAVGIPQEMLSGGERHYLLPLPNGEHLACPVQNLTWVMTTNLGQDHLQTADRLDGALLSRIDLTLEYREADERTARALYLQVAGDERIADVAFETELVTRQALSTPGALPLRALDARKTIALIKEVRTLVEDGEELAVAFMEAFETVALPYCCPRDPQTGTLEEAVKEALLGALREQVLDDLQAA; this comes from the coding sequence ATGAACCGAATCGAAGAGCATCTCCAGCTCGCCGCCCGCGCGAACAGTACGCCAAACTCCTTCGCGCACTTCGATGCGAACGAGGAAATTCCTTCCCAAGCCCGGGCGACACGACGTCATGGAGACATCAGCTATTACAGCCACGGTCTGGGCGAGGCCGTCTTTCTCCTGCTGAGCGGTGACACCCAGCTGTTCGCCAGCCGGCAGGGCAACCTGCGTCTTCACGCGCGCACCTCGGATATCCAGGTGGCCGTGCGTGGCCCCGGTCCTGGCTGTGTCATCACAACCTACGTCATGGCGGTCAAGGTAAATTTTCGCGCGACCCCCCTGGGCGCGCTCGCCGAAGCCCTGCTGTTCCCAGACCGCCTGCCGGAAACAGCGCGCGCCCTGAAGACGTTCATCCAGATCCTCAAGCGTCAGGGGCTGTCGTACCCCATGCCCGCGCAGACCCTGCGGCAGTCCACCGGCGTGAAGAACATCAAACTCGCCCTGATGACCCTGACCGACACCCTGGATGCCGAGATGAGAGAGCGCAGCGCTTCCTTTAGCCTCGACATCCAGGACTGCGATCCTGCTCTGGAGACCGAATTCGATACTCGGACGCTGCCACAGATCAATCTCGCGACCCTGATCCATCCGCCACTCCGCGCCCGGTCCCAAACGACCCACCGCGACCGGCTCACCCGTCTGACCCGGCGTGGCGGCGTGGCGCTCCTCGTGGGCCCGCCTGGCACCTTCAAGACCGAGACGAGCAAGCAGGTCGCCGTCGAGCAAGGCCTGCACCTCGTCATCGCCAAGGGTTCGCCTGGGGTCGAGGACCGTGACTTCATCGGGGCGGTTTACCCGACAGCGGCAGGACCCGCGTGGGTCGATGGTCCTATCAGTCGGGCCTTCCTTCTGGCTGCGAAAAAACCGACCCTACTATTGATCGACGAGGTGCTTCGGTACCTGCCTGAAACCCTCAACGTCCTCATCGGGGCGCTCGACGCCATCAGCACTGCTGAAGCCCTCGCGGTCGGCATCCCGCAGGAGATGCTCAGTGGGGGAGAGCGCCATTACCTCCTGCCACTCCCCAACGGCGAGCACCTGGCCTGCCCCGTTCAGAACCTCACCTGGGTGATGACCACCAACCTCGGACAGGATCACCTGCAGACCGCAGATCGGCTGGACGGCGCGCTCCTCAGCCGCATCGACCTGACCCTGGAGTACCGGGAGGCCGACGAGCGGACCGCCCGCGCCCTCTACCTCCAGGTCGCGGGTGACGAACGGATTGCCGATGTGGCCTTCGAAACGGAACTGGTCACCCGACAGGCGCTGAGTACCCCAGGGGCCCTCCCCCTCCGCGCCCTGGACGCCCGCAAGACCATCGCCCTCATTAAAGAGGTCCGGACCCTCGTCGAGGATGGAGAGGAGCTCGCGGTGGCGTTCATGGAGGCCTTCGAAACGGTGGCCCTGCCCTATTGCTGCCCACGCGATCCTCAGACGGGCACCCTCGAGGAAGCCGTCAAGGAGGCCCTGCTCGGAGCGCTCAGAGAACAGGTCCTGGATGATCTCCAAGCAGCCTGA